Part of the Chitinophaga parva genome is shown below.
TTACAAATCCGGGGTTGGCCGACCTCTTACTCACCACAGGATTTAAGAAGAACACATCTATTGAGCGTACCCTGAGTATTATATGTGAACTGGCGGATGCTAAATACGCCAGGCGTTCGGACGGTTTCATCGTGTATTGATTCGCACCGCGCTTTATTCTATCAACCAAATTTAAGTACGAGATGACAAAAAAATTTGTGCTTGTGCTCACGGCATTGCTATGCCTGCACATTTCCCTGTCCTATGCGCAAAGCAAGCCAACGGTAACGCTTCACCTGGATGGAGTGACCATGAAAGAGGCCCTGCGCCAGCTGCAACAACAATCCGGTATGTTCATCGGGTACCAATCTAAAGACATTACCTCCCTTCCGCCAGTGAAGTTTGATTGCAACAACATGCCCCTGGAAGACGCCCTGGGCAAGCTTTTGAAAGGTACATCCATTTCTTACGAAGTAATGGGCAATAATGTAGTGTTGAAGCGCCAACCCGGTGTGGCAGCACCTAAAAGCCTTGCTGATACGGTGTCAGGTGCGCCGCGCAATGTTCATGGTCGCGTGCTGAATGAGGAGCAGCAAGGTATTCCCGGTATTACGGTGATGGGCAGCCTCTCCCACAAAGTAGCCGTGACGAATGATAACGGGGAGTATTTTATCCAGGTGCCCGCAGGAGAAACCATGTTGAGTTTTTCCAGCGTGAGCTACCAGCATCGTAATGTGATGCTGGGTGCTGATAAGCAATACAACGTAACGCTGAAAGAAAGAGTAGGGACCCTGCAGCAGGTGGAAGTAGTTTCCACCGGCTATGTAAACCTCCCCAAAGAGCGCGCCACCGGCTCCTTTGGCGTGATGACGGCTAAGCAACTGGAGAAGATCCCCGTGCCCAACCTGCTCAACCGCCTGGAAGGACAGGTGGCCGGTGTGCAGCTGAACCTCACCGAGTCTGATAATAGTTTTGTGTATGGCAACCTGTATGGCGAAGTAGAAGGCAATGGCAGCTACACCATGACCGTGCGCGGCGCCACTACCACGCCCGCAGGCGGTGCCACGGGCGTAAGCAACAAGCCCCTGGTGGTAGTGGATGGCTTTCCTACCAACATTGATATCCGCACCATTAACCCGAATGATGTGGAACAGGTGACCTTCCTGAAAGATGCGGCAGCCGCCTCCATCTGGGGCGCGCGTGCTTCTGCCGGTGTGATCGTGATCACTACGAAGAAAGGTAAAGCAGGTGACGGTGCCCCGCATTTCAGCTTCTCCGCTGGTGCCGGTATCTATGCAAAGCCCCGGCTGAACACCCTGCCGCTGATGAATGCTGCCCAGATGATCGATTACGAAAAAGAGCTCATTTCCCGCAACTATATTTATGATCCCACCCTGTACACCGGCGCCTCCCAAAGGGCTATCACGGAGGTGGATGACCTGATCTTCCAGCAGAAAAGAGGGGAGATCACGCAGGCGGATCTCGATACAAAACTGGCTGCCATCAGTAAATTGAATAACCGCTCCCAGGTAGAGCAGTACCTGCTGCAACCCGCATCCAACCAGCATTACGACCTGAATATAAACGGGGGCACGGATAAGCATACCTATTACCTTTCCGGCGCTTACGATAAGGAAAATACCAGCGCCAAAGGCAACAGCGGTGAACGTATTACCCTTACGGCCAACCAGCAATTTAAATTCTTTAAGAACGTAACCCTGGATGCAAACCTGCGTGGTAGCTGGTTCCGCTACAACCGGGGTGGTGCCGGTGTGAGCGTATACGCCGCTGGCATCCTGAAGCCGTATGAAATGCTGGCCGACGCACAGGGCAATGGTATAGGCTACGCCCGTGCTTATTACTCCGGCCGCCTGGACCAACTGGAAGCTGCCGGCTACCTGCCCTGGCGCTACAACTATTTGCAGGAGCAGGCCCTGTCTGATTACACCACCGCGGAGGCTAACTATACCGGTACTTTATCACTGAATGTGCCCATTTACAAAGGGCTTTCTTTCAACGTGCAGTACATGCTGGAAAAATCGAACTCTGATACAAAGAATTTTTCCGGCGACAGTACTTATTATACCCGCAACCTCATTAACAGCGCCACTTCCATTGATCCCAACACCGGCAAGCTGGTATACGGCATTCCCATGGGCGGGGTACTGAACCTGCTGAACTATAACAGGAACAATTATAGCGCGCGCGGGCAACTGAACTTTGATCAGAACTTCAAAGGAAAGCACCAGGTAAATGCCCTGGCAGGCATGGAAGTGCGCCAGACCATTGATGGGTCAAGCGCTAACACCCTGTATGGTTATAACACGGCTAGCCAGTTTTCCAAACCAGTGGATTACAGCAGCTATTATGTAACAGTGGATGGTTATTATTATACTGTACCTTATTCAGATGTTTATACCAACCAGCACCGCCGTTTCCTCTCTTACCTGGGTAATGTGGCCTACACGTACAATAGTAAATATACCTTATCCGGTAGCGCGCGTTACGATGACTACAACAATTTTGGAGTGGACCGTAAGTATCGCGCCAAGCCTTTCTGGTCTGCCGGTGTTTCCTGGGCAATAGCAAAGGAAAGCTTTATGCAGGATGTGAACTGGGTGAATAGCCTGACGCTCCGCGCCACCTATGGAGTGAATGGTAATATCAGCAGCTCCGTATTGCCTTACGACAAGGTCTCACTGATCCCGGACTACCAGCAGCCTTTTCTAACCTATGCCATCATCCAGAGCCCGTCTAACCCTGCATTGAAGTGGGAACAGACCAGTGTGACCAACATCGGTATTGACTTTTCACTGTTCGACAACCGCCTGGGTGGTTCTGCAGAAGTGTACTACCGCAAGGGTTCCGACCTGTTTGCCACTTTCCCGATAGATGACACCTATGGCTTCTCCACGCTGACACGCAATACCGCCAGCATGAACAGTCATGGGGTGGATCTGGGCCTGAACGGCAAGATCATCCACCAGCGCAACTTTGAGTGGATTGCCAACGTGACCTTTTCCTACAATACCAATAAGATCACAGATGCCCGCTTTAATGTAACCAGCTCACTGCTGAACTCCGGCGGCGTAGGCGGGCCCATTGCCGGCAAACCCTCGGATTACTTCATGGCATTCCGCTACAAAGGGCTGGACAAGAACGGTGCTCCCGTGATCTATGGTGGTGATAAAACAAACGGCGATACACTTACAAGTGTGAAGCAGGTGACCAACATCAATGACCTGAAAATGGCCGGCCGCACTACACCGCCCTACTTTGGCGGCCTGGGGCAAACCTTCCGCTACAAGCGCCTCTCCCTTTATGTGCTGGCCACTTATAAATTTGGCTACGTGATACAACGCCCCACACCGGGTAATTATCCCGGCCGCTATGGATTGAATAATTATGAAATGAACAACCTGATAGACAAGCGCTGGAGAAAGGCTGGTGACGAAGCGATCACCAATGTGCCGGGCCTGGCGGGTGGGTCCAACAGTGCGTACATCCGTTTTGCAAACGCAGACATCAATGTGCTGCCGGGCGATCATATCCGCCTGCGGGAAGCATCGCTGAGCTACGACCTGCCGGAGAAGGTACTGGGACGCACACCGGTAAAAGGAATTTCCATCACCGGCACTGCCCGCAACCTGTTTATTATCTGGAGAAAAAATAAAGATGGCCTGGACCCGGATTTCCTGCCCAGTGTGAACAGCATCAAGCTGCCACCTTCCGCAGCTTACAGCTTTTCCCTGAATGTTAATTTCTAATCCTTCAACCAAATCACCATGAACCGCAATAAATTGCTTACTGCACTGCTGCTGATCACCGCGCTGGGTACGGGTTGCAGCAAATACACCGATATCAGGACGGAAGGCGCCATTGCCCCGGACGAATATGAGAACTACCGGGAGCTGATGAACGATTATTACACGCTGAATGCTTCCGTGGATATGCCGGACTACACTTCCGATGACGTAACGATCAAGGACAGCCTGATCCAGCACAATATCAATATCGATTTCCTGAATGCATACATGTGGGGGCCCAACTATTACTCCGTGCTTGAGGAAGATAATGACTGGAAGCGCCTGTATGCTGCTAACTACAGCTGTAATCTTACCATCCGCGATGTGATGGATAGCAAGGGCGGTTCCACCGCGCAGAAGCAGGAAGTAAAAGCGGAAGCAATGGTACACCGCGCTTACCTGTTCTTTACCCTGGTGAATATGTACGGGCCGCAGTATGACAGTGCCACGGCCAGCAAAGACCTGGGCGTACCCATGTTGCTGGAGCCCAACGTGAGCGCCACGCTTACCAGGGGTACTGTGCAGCAGGCCTATGACCAGGTGTTCGCAGACCTGGAAGGCGCCTTGCCCTACCTGCCACCGCTCAATAACTACAACCTGTTTCCTTCCAAAGCAGGCGCCTATGCACTGCTGGCGCGCGCCTGCCTGCAAACCCGCCAGTATGTAAAGGCCGGGCTGTATGCAGACAGTGCATTGCAACTGCAATCCACCCTGCTGGATTATACCACGCTGCAGCCTTATGGGTATCCTAACACGATCAACGACCCGGAGGTGATCCTGTCCAAGATAGCAGGTGGTTACCACAGCTACAGCAACCAGTTCCTGATGAGCGATACCTTGCTTTCATTGTATGATGCCAATGATGCCCGCTATTCCTACCTGACCGCGGATTACACCTTTGACTACGTGCACTACTACCGTGCATACATGAAAGATAAGAACACCTCGAGCGCCCGTAATATAGGGCCTTCCGTACCGGAAATGATGCTGATCAAAGCAGAAGCAGCGGCCCGCGCCGGCGCAGTAACGGAGGCCATGGACCTCCTCAATACCCTGCGCCAGAAGCGCTTTACTGCCGCGCATTATGTGCCCTTCACGGCTGGCAATGCCGCCGGCGCGCTGCGCATGGTGCTGGAAGAAAGAAGGCGGGAACTGTGCTTCCATTGTACCCGCTGGTTTGACCAGAAACGCCTGAACAAGGAAACCGCCTTTGCGGAAACCATTACCCGTAAAAACCTGCTGACCGGTGAAAGCTTTACGCTGGCGCCCAACAGCCCGCGCTATTTATTCCCGATACCATTGTACAACATTCAACTCAGCCCATCGCTGGTACAAAATCCAAGATAAAACCTGTTTATGTTAAAATGCTTTACCATGGCCGCCCTGCTTTTGGGCACGGCGGCCGCTTATGGCCAGGATGCGCCCCGCGCCATACAAATTACACCAGAACGCCCTTTCCCGGCCCAACCCATGACCGTGCATTACGATCCGTCAAAAACCGTACTGGCAGGGAAAGACAGCGTGCAGGCCATTGTGTATGAATACAACCACTTTTCCTGGAAGGCCATAGACCTGGCCCTGCAGCGCAAGGGTAACGGGTACGAAGCTACGTTTACGCCGCCTGCGGATTGCGGCGTGGTGTTCTTTAAATTTTTTAAAGGTGATACAGTAGACGTGGAGCCAGGTACCGGCTACGTGCAGATGTTGTTCAGTGACAAGGCGACCGTGGCCACCGGCGCTTATGCAGGCTATGGCCTCATGCGCTCTCCCAATTATGGCCACACGGTAGAAGGCTACCTGCCCGGGACAAATATCAGCGACACGGCTACCTACTACTGGATGAGCCAGGAGTTATCCTATCATAAAGAAGGGCGCGACCAGTTGATTGAAAGCTACGTGGTGTCCAACTACCGTTACCAGCACGATTCTACATCCGGCCAGATCACAAAGGCCATGCAATACCTGCTGGCAGGTCCACAGGTGCCGGATGTCAATTACGACAAGGCCATCCGCATCTATCGCAAAATGGGACTGACGCACAAGGCAGATTCCCTGACCGCCGTGGAAATGCAGCAATACCCGGATGGCTACATAGCCCGCCAGCAGGCATTCAGACAGCTGGCCAGCAGTAACATGGATACCGCCCTGGCACGCAACCTGCGCTTCCTGCAGCGTTTCCCGCCGGCTAAGTTTGAAGACCCTGCGATACCGGCTTTCGGAGAGGTGGATTACCAGAAAGTATACCAGGTCATCATCATTATAGCCTCCGTGAAGAAAGATTATAAGCCGCTGTATGCCTATGTGCAGGACTGCAGCTATAGCGCTTTAGAGAACCTGATGTACAAGCTGGTAGAGATCCCCTACGATGATCATAAGTCCATGGACGCCCAAACAGCCATGCCGCTGGCAGATACCATCATGCACAGTATTTTCAAATACCGGGATACAGCCGATGTAAGGGTGGGGGTGTTCTCTCCCCGTGAATGGAAGGAAAAACATTTTGACCCGGAACAGGTGCGCACCGCCAGCCTGTATGCCCGCATCCTTATGGAGAACGGCCGCTATGCGGAAGCCCTGGAAATGGCCACCCTGGCGCAACGTGGAGCAGCCTACAGCCGTGCGGAGATCAATGAAACTTACATCCGCCTGCTGCAGGCCAACCGGCAGGCGGCTGCCATGCCCGCCGCTATTGAAACCTCCATCCGCCATAACCAGGCCACGCCCTGGATATTGGAACAGGCTGCCAATGCATATGTACAAGAGCATGGCAATAAAGATGGTTTTGAAAAATACCTGGACGCACTGAAGGGAAACACCTCCACAGCCGCTATGATGGAGCGTTTGAAAGGAGAGATGATGAACGAAGGCCTCGCGGATTTTACCATGAAAGACATGAATGGAAAATCCGTAACACTCTCCAAGTTGAAGGGTAAAGTAGTGGTGCTGGATTTTTGGGCCTCCTGGTGCGCACCCTGTAAGGCGTCTTTTCCCGGTATGAACATGGCACGCGCGCAATGGGAAAAAGATGAAAATGTACAATTCTATTTTGTAGACACCCAGGAAGCAGTAGCGGATTACAAACAAAAGGCTAAACAATACCTGGCTGATAAGCACTTTCCTTTCCAGGTGCTTTTTGACAACGGGGATGTGGCCAAACATGCCATGTCACAAGTGTACGACCAGTACAGCAAAGCATTTCATTTATCCGGCATCCCGCAGAAGCTGATCATTGGTGCGGATGGCCGGCTCAAATTTATCACGGTAGGTTATAAGGGCAGCCCCAGTGAACTGGCAGACGAGATCAGCGCCATGGTACAACTGGCTAAAACAACAAAGTGAGGATGATGAAGTGTAAGAAAGGATGGATACTGGGACTGCTGCTGGCAGGCGGCCAGCTGCATGCGCAGAACATGTGGCAGGGCCGGGTAGGCGCCGTGCGGATGATCCTGCATGAAGGCGCAAAGACCACGATAGACATGCCGGAGCGGCAGATGAACGGTTTGCAACCGGATAGCATACTGCATCCGGCCAAGGACAGCCTGGTGCTGGTATTCCCGCACTACGTGGGCCGCATCGCCCTGAAGCGTGGCGCGCAGGCAATGAGTGGTGCATTATATTTGGATGAGGGCGTATATCCCTTAACGTTAGTAAAGGTGAATGCCATACAACCACTGGTGTTGCCACAGGCGCCCAAGC
Proteins encoded:
- a CDS encoding SusC/RagA family TonB-linked outer membrane protein, with amino-acid sequence MTKKFVLVLTALLCLHISLSYAQSKPTVTLHLDGVTMKEALRQLQQQSGMFIGYQSKDITSLPPVKFDCNNMPLEDALGKLLKGTSISYEVMGNNVVLKRQPGVAAPKSLADTVSGAPRNVHGRVLNEEQQGIPGITVMGSLSHKVAVTNDNGEYFIQVPAGETMLSFSSVSYQHRNVMLGADKQYNVTLKERVGTLQQVEVVSTGYVNLPKERATGSFGVMTAKQLEKIPVPNLLNRLEGQVAGVQLNLTESDNSFVYGNLYGEVEGNGSYTMTVRGATTTPAGGATGVSNKPLVVVDGFPTNIDIRTINPNDVEQVTFLKDAAAASIWGARASAGVIVITTKKGKAGDGAPHFSFSAGAGIYAKPRLNTLPLMNAAQMIDYEKELISRNYIYDPTLYTGASQRAITEVDDLIFQQKRGEITQADLDTKLAAISKLNNRSQVEQYLLQPASNQHYDLNINGGTDKHTYYLSGAYDKENTSAKGNSGERITLTANQQFKFFKNVTLDANLRGSWFRYNRGGAGVSVYAAGILKPYEMLADAQGNGIGYARAYYSGRLDQLEAAGYLPWRYNYLQEQALSDYTTAEANYTGTLSLNVPIYKGLSFNVQYMLEKSNSDTKNFSGDSTYYTRNLINSATSIDPNTGKLVYGIPMGGVLNLLNYNRNNYSARGQLNFDQNFKGKHQVNALAGMEVRQTIDGSSANTLYGYNTASQFSKPVDYSSYYVTVDGYYYTVPYSDVYTNQHRRFLSYLGNVAYTYNSKYTLSGSARYDDYNNFGVDRKYRAKPFWSAGVSWAIAKESFMQDVNWVNSLTLRATYGVNGNISSSVLPYDKVSLIPDYQQPFLTYAIIQSPSNPALKWEQTSVTNIGIDFSLFDNRLGGSAEVYYRKGSDLFATFPIDDTYGFSTLTRNTASMNSHGVDLGLNGKIIHQRNFEWIANVTFSYNTNKITDARFNVTSSLLNSGGVGGPIAGKPSDYFMAFRYKGLDKNGAPVIYGGDKTNGDTLTSVKQVTNINDLKMAGRTTPPYFGGLGQTFRYKRLSLYVLATYKFGYVIQRPTPGNYPGRYGLNNYEMNNLIDKRWRKAGDEAITNVPGLAGGSNSAYIRFANADINVLPGDHIRLREASLSYDLPEKVLGRTPVKGISITGTARNLFIIWRKNKDGLDPDFLPSVNSIKLPPSAAYSFSLNVNF
- a CDS encoding RagB/SusD family nutrient uptake outer membrane protein, coding for MNRNKLLTALLLITALGTGCSKYTDIRTEGAIAPDEYENYRELMNDYYTLNASVDMPDYTSDDVTIKDSLIQHNINIDFLNAYMWGPNYYSVLEEDNDWKRLYAANYSCNLTIRDVMDSKGGSTAQKQEVKAEAMVHRAYLFFTLVNMYGPQYDSATASKDLGVPMLLEPNVSATLTRGTVQQAYDQVFADLEGALPYLPPLNNYNLFPSKAGAYALLARACLQTRQYVKAGLYADSALQLQSTLLDYTTLQPYGYPNTINDPEVILSKIAGGYHSYSNQFLMSDTLLSLYDANDARYSYLTADYTFDYVHYYRAYMKDKNTSSARNIGPSVPEMMLIKAEAAARAGAVTEAMDLLNTLRQKRFTAAHYVPFTAGNAAGALRMVLEERRRELCFHCTRWFDQKRLNKETAFAETITRKNLLTGESFTLAPNSPRYLFPIPLYNIQLSPSLVQNPR
- a CDS encoding TlpA disulfide reductase family protein; amino-acid sequence: MLKCFTMAALLLGTAAAYGQDAPRAIQITPERPFPAQPMTVHYDPSKTVLAGKDSVQAIVYEYNHFSWKAIDLALQRKGNGYEATFTPPADCGVVFFKFFKGDTVDVEPGTGYVQMLFSDKATVATGAYAGYGLMRSPNYGHTVEGYLPGTNISDTATYYWMSQELSYHKEGRDQLIESYVVSNYRYQHDSTSGQITKAMQYLLAGPQVPDVNYDKAIRIYRKMGLTHKADSLTAVEMQQYPDGYIARQQAFRQLASSNMDTALARNLRFLQRFPPAKFEDPAIPAFGEVDYQKVYQVIIIIASVKKDYKPLYAYVQDCSYSALENLMYKLVEIPYDDHKSMDAQTAMPLADTIMHSIFKYRDTADVRVGVFSPREWKEKHFDPEQVRTASLYARILMENGRYAEALEMATLAQRGAAYSRAEINETYIRLLQANRQAAAMPAAIETSIRHNQATPWILEQAANAYVQEHGNKDGFEKYLDALKGNTSTAAMMERLKGEMMNEGLADFTMKDMNGKSVTLSKLKGKVVVLDFWASWCAPCKASFPGMNMARAQWEKDENVQFYFVDTQEAVADYKQKAKQYLADKHFPFQVLFDNGDVAKHAMSQVYDQYSKAFHLSGIPQKLIIGADGRLKFITVGYKGSPSELADEISAMVQLAKTTK